Proteins encoded in a region of the Poecilia reticulata strain Guanapo linkage group LG14, Guppy_female_1.0+MT, whole genome shotgun sequence genome:
- the mpzl1l gene encoding myelin protein zero-like 1 like isoform X5 → MEPRWLKNVCMGVLWSGCLLCVIFVTGPACAITIYADSEVIVQNGTTAVLRCTFDSSEVVTKTTSVSWSFQSNQPDSQYFSAPYVIFYFSDGKAYPGQEEFKHRVQFVGDINKKDASIQLSPAQFSDNGTFFCDVKNPPDVSGTQGRTELRVVQKESLPQTNTKIVILAVCGALILLIAVAIAACFAVRVIQNRHDYEGCTSLEGASSEAPRPLKKAESSREGTRSTSPSGPLQGPVIYVQLDHSGSKNSFHKMEPVVYADIRKN, encoded by the exons ATGGAGCCCAGATGGTTGAAGAACGTTTGCATGGGCGTTTTATGGTCTGGGTGTTTGCTATGCGTTATATTTG TCACAGGACCTGCATGTGCAATCACCATATACGCTGACTCTGAAGTGATCGTGCAGAACGGCACAACGGCGGTCCTGCGATGCACCTTTGACTCCAGTGAAGTGGTGACCAAAACCACCAGTGTGAGCTGGTCCTTCCAGTCCAATCAGCCCGACAGTCAGTACTTCTCAGCTCCATACGTG attttctacttttctgATGGAAAAGCATATCCAGGACAAGAAGAATTCAAACACAGGGTTCAGTTTGTCGGAGACATCAACAAGAAGGACGCCTCGATACAGCTGAGTCCGGCTCAGTTCAGCGACAACGGGACCTTCTTCTGCGACGTGAAGAACCCRCCCGACGTGTCGGGAACTCAGGGCCGAACGGAGCTCAGGGTCGTTCAGAAAG AGTCTCTCCCTCAGACCAACACTAAGATTGTAATCTTAGCAGTGTGTGGTGCTTTAATTCTGCTCATCGCCGTCGCTATAGCTGCCTGCTTCGCCGTACGGGTGATTCAAAACCGGCACGATTACGAAGG ATGTACGTCCCTGGAAGGCGCGAGCTCTGAAGCTCCGCGGCCGCTAAAGAAGGCGGAGTCCAGCAGGGAGGGCACcaggtcaaccagcccctcgGGTCCGCTGCAG GGCCCGGTGATATACGTCCAGTTGGATCACTCAGGCAGTAAAAACTCGTTCCATAAGATGGAGCCCGTGGTCTATGCTGACATCCGTAAAAACTAA
- the mpzl1l gene encoding myelin protein zero-like 1 like isoform X2 has protein sequence MEPRWLKNVCMGVLWSGCLLCVIFVTGPACAITIYADSEVIVQNGTTAVLRCTFDSSEVVTKTTSVSWSFQSNQPDSQYFSAPYVIFYFSDGKAYPGQEEFKHRVQFVGDINKKDASIQLSPAQFSDNGTFFCDVKNPPDVSGTQGRTELRVVQKESLPQTNTKIVILAVCGALILLIAVAIAACFAVRVIQNRHDYEGCTSLEGASSEAPRPLKKAESSREGTRSTSPSGPLQVGAPGRRNPPGATLSKGPVIYVQLDHSGSKNSFHKMEPVVYADIRKN, from the exons ATGGAGCCCAGATGGTTGAAGAACGTTTGCATGGGCGTTTTATGGTCTGGGTGTTTGCTATGCGTTATATTTG TCACAGGACCTGCATGTGCAATCACCATATACGCTGACTCTGAAGTGATCGTGCAGAACGGCACAACGGCGGTCCTGCGATGCACCTTTGACTCCAGTGAAGTGGTGACCAAAACCACCAGTGTGAGCTGGTCCTTCCAGTCCAATCAGCCCGACAGTCAGTACTTCTCAGCTCCATACGTG attttctacttttctgATGGAAAAGCATATCCAGGACAAGAAGAATTCAAACACAGGGTTCAGTTTGTCGGAGACATCAACAAGAAGGACGCCTCGATACAGCTGAGTCCGGCTCAGTTCAGCGACAACGGGACCTTCTTCTGCGACGTGAAGAACCCRCCCGACGTGTCGGGAACTCAGGGCCGAACGGAGCTCAGGGTCGTTCAGAAAG AGTCTCTCCCTCAGACCAACACTAAGATTGTAATCTTAGCAGTGTGTGGTGCTTTAATTCTGCTCATCGCCGTCGCTATAGCTGCCTGCTTCGCCGTACGGGTGATTCAAAACCGGCACGATTACGAAGG ATGTACGTCCCTGGAAGGCGCGAGCTCTGAAGCTCCGCGGCCGCTAAAGAAGGCGGAGTCCAGCAGGGAGGGCACcaggtcaaccagcccctcgGGTCCGCTGCAGGTAGGAGCTCCAGGACGAAGAAATCCACCGGGTGCCACTCTTTCAAAG GGCCCGGTGATATACGTCCAGTTGGATCACTCAGGCAGTAAAAACTCGTTCCATAAGATGGAGCCCGTGGTCTATGCTGACATCCGTAAAAACTAA
- the mpzl1l gene encoding myelin protein zero-like 1 like isoform X4 — protein sequence MEPRWSKNVCMGVLWSGCLLCVIFVTGPACAITIYADSEVIVQNGTTAVLRCTFDSSEVVTKTTSVSWSFQSNQPDSQYFSAPYVIFYFSDGKAYPGQEEFKHRVQFVGDINKKDASIQLSPAQFSDNGTFFCDVKNPPDVSGTQGRTELRVVQKAESLPQTNTKIVILAVCGALILLIAVAIAACFAVRVIQNRHDYEGCTSLEGASSEAPRPLKKAESSREGTRSTSPSGPLQVGAPGRRNPPGATLSKGPVIYVQLDHSGSKNSFHKMEPVVYADIRKN from the exons ATGGAGCCCAGATGGTCGAAGAACGTTTGCATGGGTGTTTTATGGTCTGGGTGTTTGCTATGCGTTATATTTG TCACAGGACCTGCATGTGCAATCACCATATACGCTGACTCTGAAGTGATCGTGCAGAACGGCACAACGGCGGTCCTGCGATGCACCTTTGACTCCAGTGAAGTGGTGACCAAAACCACCAGTGTGAGCTGGTCCTTCCAGTCCAATCAGCCCGACAGTCAGTACTTCTCAGCTCCATACGTG attttctacttttctgATGGAAAAGCATATCCAGGACAAGAAGAATTCAAACACAGGGTTCAGTTTGTCGGAGACATCAACAAGAAGGACGCCTCGATACAGCTGAGTCCGGCTCAGTTCAGCGACAACGGGACCTTCTTCTGCGACGTGAAGAACCCRCCCGACGTGTCGGGAACTCAGGGCCGAACGGAGCTCAGGGTCGTTCAGAAAG CAGAGTCTCTCCCTCAGACCAACACTAAGATTGTAATCTTAGCAGTGTGTGGTGCTTTAATTCTGCTCATCGCCGTCGCTATAGCTGCCTGCTTCGCCGTACGGGTGATTCAAAACCGGCACGATTACGAAGG ATGTACGTCCCTGGAAGGCGCGAGCTCTGAAGCTCCGCGGCCGCTAAAGAAGGCGGAGTCCAGCAGGGAGGGCACcaggtcaaccagcccctcgGGTCCGCTGCAGGTAGGAGCTCCAGGACGAAGAAATCCACCGGGTGCCACTCTTTCAAAG GGCCCGGTGATATACGTCCAGTTGGATCACTCAGGCAGTAAAAACTCGTTCCATAAGATGGAGCCCGTGGTCTATGCTGACATCCGTAAAAACTAA
- the mpzl1l gene encoding myelin protein zero-like 1 like isoform X3 — protein sequence MEPRWLKNVCMGVLWSGCLLCVIFVTGPACAITIYADSEVIVQNGTTAVLRCTFDSSEVVTKTTSVSWSFQSNQPDSQYFSAPYVIFYFSDGKAYPGQEEFKHRVQFVGDINKKDASIQLSPAQFSDNGTFFCDVKNPPDVSGTQGRTELRVVQKAESLPQTNTKIVILAVCGALILLIAVAIAACFAVRVIQNRHDYEGCTSLEGASSEAPRPLKKAESSREGTRSTSPSGPLQGPVIYVQLDHSGSKNSFHKMEPVVYADIRKN from the exons ATGGAGCCCAGATGGTTGAAGAACGTTTGCATGGGCGTTTTATGGTCTGGGTGTTTGCTATGCGTTATATTTG TCACAGGACCTGCATGTGCAATCACCATATACGCTGACTCTGAAGTGATCGTGCAGAACGGCACAACGGCGGTCCTGCGATGCACCTTTGACTCCAGTGAAGTGGTGACCAAAACCACCAGTGTGAGCTGGTCCTTCCAGTCCAATCAGCCCGACAGTCAGTACTTCTCAGCTCCATACGTG attttctacttttctgATGGAAAAGCATATCCAGGACAAGAAGAATTCAAACACAGGGTTCAGTTTGTCGGAGACATCAACAAGAAGGACGCCTCGATACAGCTGAGTCCGGCTCAGTTCAGCGACAACGGGACCTTCTTCTGCGACGTGAAGAACCCRCCCGACGTGTCGGGAACTCAGGGCCGAACGGAGCTCAGGGTCGTTCAGAAAG CAGAGTCTCTCCCTCAGACCAACACTAAGATTGTAATCTTAGCAGTGTGTGGTGCTTTAATTCTGCTCATCGCCGTCGCTATAGCTGCCTGCTTCGCCGTACGGGTGATTCAAAACCGGCACGATTACGAAGG ATGTACGTCCCTGGAAGGCGCGAGCTCTGAAGCTCCGCGGCCGCTAAAGAAGGCGGAGTCCAGCAGGGAGGGCACcaggtcaaccagcccctcgGGTCCGCTGCAG GGCCCGGTGATATACGTCCAGTTGGATCACTCAGGCAGTAAAAACTCGTTCCATAAGATGGAGCCCGTGGTCTATGCTGACATCCGTAAAAACTAA
- the mpzl1l gene encoding myelin protein zero-like 1 like isoform X1 codes for MEPRWLKNVCMGVLWSGCLLCVIFVTGPACAITIYADSEVIVQNGTTAVLRCTFDSSEVVTKTTSVSWSFQSNQPDSQYFSAPYVIFYFSDGKAYPGQEEFKHRVQFVGDINKKDASIQLSPAQFSDNGTFFCDVKNPPDVSGTQGRTELRVVQKAESLPQTNTKIVILAVCGALILLIAVAIAACFAVRVIQNRHDYEGCTSLEGASSEAPRPLKKAESSREGTRSTSPSGPLQVGAPGRRNPPGATLSKGPVIYVQLDHSGSKNSFHKMEPVVYADIRKN; via the exons ATGGAGCCCAGATGGTTGAAGAACGTTTGCATGGGCGTTTTATGGTCTGGGTGTTTGCTATGCGTTATATTTG TCACAGGACCTGCATGTGCAATCACCATATACGCTGACTCTGAAGTGATCGTGCAGAACGGCACAACGGCGGTCCTGCGATGCACCTTTGACTCCAGTGAAGTGGTGACCAAAACCACCAGTGTGAGCTGGTCCTTCCAGTCCAATCAGCCCGACAGTCAGTACTTCTCAGCTCCATACGTG attttctacttttctgATGGAAAAGCATATCCAGGACAAGAAGAATTCAAACACAGGGTTCAGTTTGTCGGAGACATCAACAAGAAGGACGCCTCGATACAGCTGAGTCCGGCTCAGTTCAGCGACAACGGGACCTTCTTCTGCGACGTGAAGAACCCRCCCGACGTGTCGGGAACTCAGGGCCGAACGGAGCTCAGGGTCGTTCAGAAAG CAGAGTCTCTCCCTCAGACCAACACTAAGATTGTAATCTTAGCAGTGTGTGGTGCTTTAATTCTGCTCATCGCCGTCGCTATAGCTGCCTGCTTCGCCGTACGGGTGATTCAAAACCGGCACGATTACGAAGG ATGTACGTCCCTGGAAGGCGCGAGCTCTGAAGCTCCGCGGCCGCTAAAGAAGGCGGAGTCCAGCAGGGAGGGCACcaggtcaaccagcccctcgGGTCCGCTGCAGGTAGGAGCTCCAGGACGAAGAAATCCACCGGGTGCCACTCTTTCAAAG GGCCCGGTGATATACGTCCAGTTGGATCACTCAGGCAGTAAAAACTCGTTCCATAAGATGGAGCCCGTGGTCTATGCTGACATCCGTAAAAACTAA